In Colletotrichum destructivum chromosome 8, complete sequence, the following proteins share a genomic window:
- a CDS encoding Putative alpha/Beta hydrolase, producing MLNRTLHELAFIRTWVVLMQYPIVPYISILIACYLGANYSQNPARWITTAQVIIGMMAIELLYIMFIWVPYTRRLKEPAAHPPPSSPTERRALFERCMGTVPNYENYLRMWFLGAEPSEIRHDNLREFLLWAFFDVEEGSDDKYRSSEDYDTEVDEYVAYIEKGLGRTLEPGRGRAKCLRLTIDSVEPAFRTVWWYATMALLDHATHVLLLLNGFEYYAQPRQKVIFPPRLQQMFASRRTEAGNLSYWHRPHRSEGLPVVFIHGIGIGLWPYISFLAEIGGGKGKDQTGVIALEILPVCFRLTEPPLGKEAFLEQFKKVLDRHMWDEFALVSHSYGSILSTHAMRCPELQVRIPRVVLIDPVSILLHLPDVAYNFTRRRPTTANEWQLWYFASTDPGVAHCLGRYFFWRENAIWADELVGRTAKSGHAGQGRKQARQVTVCLSELDLIVDSHAVARYLAEGERADHPAWLQGEHGQSNVASPKAGLVPGRGEECKHHRSAGSGINILWFPNKDHAQVFDAPRARARIVAATKGESEVR from the coding sequence ATGTTGAACCGCACGCTTCACGAGTTGGCGTTCATTCGCACCTGGGTCGTGCTCATGCAATACCCAATTGTCCCCTACATATCGATCCTCATAGCTTGTTACCTCGGTGCGAACTACAGCCAAAACCCGGCGCGATGGATAACAACCGCCCaggtcatcatcggcatgaTGGCCATCGAGTTGCTGTACATCATGTTCATTTGGGTGCCCTACACTCGGCGCCTCAAGGAGCCCGCCGCACACCCGCCCCCGTCGTCACCTACGGAGCGCCGAGCCTTGTTTGAACGGTGCATGGGCACAGTCCCAAACTACGAAAACTATCTTCGCATGTGGTTTTTGGGCGCCGAACCATCCGAGATCCGCCACGACAATCTCCGCGAATTCCTGCTTTGGGCCTTTTTCGACGTTGAAGAGGGGAGTGACGACAAGTACAGGTCTAGCGAGGACTACGACACGGAGGTGGACGAATATGTTGCCTACATCGAAAAGGGCCTTGGAAGAACCCTTGAGCCCGGGCGGGGCCGAGCCAAGTGCTTGCGGCTGACCATCGACTCCGTCGAGCCGGCGTTCCGAACCGTCTGGTGGTACGCAACCATGGCCCTTCTGGATCACGCCACCcacgtcctcctcctcctcaacggCTTCGAATACTACGCGCAGCCACGACAGAAAGTCATCTTCCCGCCACGGCTACAGCAGATGTTTGCGAGTCGCCGTACCGAGGCCGGTAACTTGAGTTACTGGCACCGTCCTCATCGTTCAGAAGGGTTGCCTGTCGTTTTCATCCACGGTATCGGCATCGGCCTGTGGCCGTACATAAGCTTCCTTGCCGAGATCGGCGgtggaaagggaaaagaTCAGACTGGCGTCATTGCCCTCGAGATTCTGCCCGTCTGCTTCCGGCTTACGGAGCCGCCCCTCGGCAAGGAGGCCTTCCTTGAGCAGTTTAAGAAGGTCCTGGACCGTCACATGTGGGACGAGTTCGCCCTCGTATCTCACTCGTACGGGTCCATCCTATCTACCCACGCCATGCGATGCCCAGAGCTGCAAGTGAGGATCCCACGGGTGGTACTCATTGACCCCGTGAGCATACTTCTCCATCTGCCCGACGTTGCTTATAACTTCACCCGCCGTCGGCCAACGACCGCCAACGAATGGCAGCTGTGGTATTTCGCCAGCACCGACCCCGGTGTTGCCCATTGCCTCGGCAGGTACTTCTTCTGGAGGGAGAACGCCATCTGGGCCGACGAACTGGTCGGTCGAACTGCAAAATCGGGGCATGCTGGGCAAGGCCGGAAGCAAGCGAGGCAGGTTACTGTATGCTTATCAGAGCTCGACTTGATAGTTGACAGCCATGCGGTTGCCAGGTATTTGGCCGAGGGAGAGCGGGCGGATCACCCCGCATGGTTGCAGGGCGAACATGGCCAGAGTAACGTTGCCAGCCCCAAGGCGGGACTCGTGCCAGGTAGGGGGGAAGAGTGCAAGCATCACCGTTCTGCCGGGTCGGGTATCAACATCCTCTGGTTTCCGAACAAAGACCATGCGCAGGTCTTCGATGCCCCGCGGGCCAGGGCACGGATCGTGGCCGCCACAAAGGGCGAGTCTGAAGTAAGATAG
- a CDS encoding Putative alpha/Beta hydrolase codes for MVTVGSASIDMSAAVRNPSGTGPFPAIISIGGAGIPIPATVEQITFGNDAFVVQNDRAAGTNASSAIIFCNLFGQQHSAGGRASTAWLGVTGCSRNGKVAFVMGTLEKRIALMIPQESGSGGSACWHILDSENSKGKAIQTSGQVVSENVWFSSNSNAWTTQVVLDPTSTTTCWCDSWHRGLYVAENDIDWLNPLSTKGYMKGGRLIYQALEVPENVGFSLVGGHNHCQFPSGQTAELAQYMSCFPVNSANEAVARRSQHRYRQSSRLFLLNGAFSFPRILLTGDMTGRGSWGNQRRRAV; via the exons ATGGTCACCGTCGGCAGCGCGAGCATCGATATGAGCGCCGCCGTCAGAAATCCCTCCGGCACCGGTCCATTCccggccatcatcagcatcggcggcgccggcatccccATCCCAGCCACCGTCGAGCAAATCACGTTTGGCAACGACGCTTTCGTCGTGCAGAACGACCGGGCAGCAGGGACCAATGCCTCTTCTGCGATCATCTTCTGCAACCTCTTTGGCCAGCAGCACAGTGCCGGCGG ACGGGCATCGACAGCCTGGCTTGGCGTGACCGGGTGCTCGAGGAACGGAAAGGTCGCCTTCGTCATGGGCACCCTCGAAAAGAGGATCGCCCTAATGATCCCGCAGGAGTCGGGCTCGGGCGGGTCCGCGTGCTGGCATATCTTAGACAGCGAGAATagcaagggcaaggcgaTCCAGACGTCTGGTCAGGTCGTTAGTGAGAACGTCTGGTTCTCGTCAAACTCCAATGCGTGGACCACCCAGGTCGTCCTGGATCCCACAAGTACCACCACCTGTTGGTGTGACTCATGGCACCGCGGACTCTacgtcgccgagaacgacATCGACTGGCTCAACCCTTTGTCGACGAAGGGTTACATGAAGGGCGGACGGCTCATCTACCAGGCTTTAGAAGTGCCGGAGAACGTAGGGTTCTCGCTGGTTGGCGGGCATAACCATTGTCAATTCCCAAGCGGGCAAACCGCCGAGTTGGCGCAGTACATGAGTTGCTTTCCTGTCAACTCGGCGAACGAAGCCGTCGCCCGTCGATCGCAGCACCGTTATCGTCAAAGTTCAAGACTTTTCCTCTTGAACGGCGCCTTCTCTTTCCCAAGAATTTTGTTGACAGGCGACATGACGGGACGGGGATCATGGGGCAATCAAAGGCGACGAGCAGTGTGA